One segment of Trachemys scripta elegans isolate TJP31775 chromosome 1, CAS_Tse_1.0, whole genome shotgun sequence DNA contains the following:
- the ABHD10 gene encoding mycophenolic acid acyl-glucuronide esterase, mitochondrial: protein MAKTYFFMYAPSPTQRPYHVGERTLGWERNNACAQPPRLREAHAQFFPALPRNDEGGTFTPRGAARGRDMAAAGGGVWALWWRGLICGRAAARCAESGAGRVSLLLRPPGQLLACSRQKASVSFLSRPDRPNLAYNKIKGKNPGVVFLPGLNSNMNGQKAVALQDFCKSLGHAFVRFDYTGCGSSDGNLQECTVGKWRKDVLSVLDELTDGPQILVGSSLGGWLMLHAAIARPEKVAAVVGVAAAADYLVTTFKQLPLEVQKEIEEKGEWKLPTKHNEEGFYCLSYEFIKEAENHCLLSNPIPITCPIKLIHGMKDEDVPWQVSMQIANRVVSTDVDVILRKVGQHRMNEKDDMKLLVYTVDDLIDKLTTLA, encoded by the exons CGCCGACGCAGCGTCCCTATCACGTTGGAGAGCGCACACTAGGCTGGGAACGCAACAACGCATGCGCACAACCTCCCCGTCTCAGAGAGGCGCATGCTCAGTTCTTTCCCGCACTGCCGAGGAACGACGAGGGCGGGACGTTCACCCCACGCGGGGCAGCGCGGGGCCGGGACATGGCAGCGGCGGGCGGTGGGGTCTGGGCGCTATGGTGGCGGGGACTGATCTGTGGCAGGGCCGCTGCTCGCTGCGCAGAGTCCGGGGCCGGCCGCGTCTCGCTATTGCTGCGGCCTCCAGGGCAGCTGCTGG cttGCAGCAGACAGAAGGCATCAGTCAGTTTCCTTAGTCGACCTGATCGTCCAAATCTAGCTTATAATAAGATAAAGGGCAAGAACCCAGGTGTTGTCTTCCTCCCAGGCCTTAATTCAAATATGAATGGGCAGAAAGCAGTTGCACTTCAGGACTTCTGCAAATCTCTCGGTCATGCCTTTGTAAG ATTTGATTATACAGGATGTGGAAGTTCAGATGGTAATCTTCAAGAGTGTACGGTTGGAAAGTGGAGGAAGGATGTTTTGTCTGTACTAGATGAACTCACAGATGGACCAcag ATTCTAGTGGGATCCAGCTTAGGTGGATGGCTGATGCTTCATGCAGCAATAGCTCGTCCAGAAAAGGTGGCCGCTGTAGTTGGAGTAGCTGCAGCTGCAGACTATCTTGTAACAACTTTTAAACAACTTCCCCTTGAG GTCCAAAAAGAAATAGAAGAAAAGGGTGAATGGAAGCTGCCAACAAAACACAACGAGGAAGGGTTTTATTGTTTGTCATATGAGTTCATTAAAGAAGCAGAAAATCACTGTCTGTTGAGCAATCCTATTCCTATAACCTGCCCTATAAAACTTATCCATGGCATGAAGGATGAAGATGTCCCATGGCAGGTATCCATGCAAATTGCAAATCGTGTTGTCAGCACAGATGTGGATGTGATCCTCCGCAAAGTTGGTCAGCACCGAATGAATGAGAAGGATGACATGAAACTTCTTGTGTACACTGTTGATGATTTAATTGACAAGCTGACAACCCTAGCATGA